One window from the genome of Alphaproteobacteria bacterium encodes:
- a CDS encoding alpha/beta fold hydrolase: MSMLQTANGDIWYDIIDLNPPWVESPETVLFHHGVGIDHRIWCKWWPVLSRRFRLVRFDVRGYGRSASAGVGYDWSIPGLAADTLAVAKAAGTEQFHYVGESMGGALGYYLAIHHGEALLSLTSCTAPHKGGAVSGLLAWRQQIENDGMVAWSKTMMGRRFFPGGISEREWNWFHAVQSACNRDVVLGQGDMLAEVDLSDELGRIDTPTLMIAGDSSPFLSPLTLADTHSLVPGAELMLFSRARHGVVLSHGTAAAQAVLDFLDAR, encoded by the coding sequence ATGAGCATGCTGCAAACCGCCAACGGTGATATTTGGTATGACATTATCGATCTGAACCCGCCATGGGTGGAGTCACCCGAGACGGTTCTGTTTCACCATGGCGTCGGTATAGATCACCGCATATGGTGCAAGTGGTGGCCTGTCCTGTCGCGGCGCTTCCGCCTGGTGCGCTTCGACGTGCGCGGCTATGGCCGTTCGGCAAGCGCCGGTGTCGGCTACGACTGGTCGATACCGGGTCTTGCCGCCGATACCCTGGCCGTGGCTAAAGCAGCTGGGACCGAGCAGTTCCATTACGTCGGTGAATCGATGGGAGGCGCGCTCGGCTATTACCTTGCCATCCACCACGGCGAGGCTCTCTTGAGCCTCACCTCGTGCACCGCGCCGCACAAAGGCGGTGCTGTCTCGGGGCTGCTTGCTTGGCGCCAGCAGATCGAAAACGATGGCATGGTCGCCTGGTCCAAAACCATGATGGGTCGGCGCTTCTTCCCTGGTGGCATAAGCGAACGCGAATGGAACTGGTTCCACGCCGTTCAGTCAGCCTGCAATCGCGATGTGGTGCTCGGCCAGGGCGACATGCTGGCCGAGGTCGATCTCTCTGATGAGCTGGGACGTATCGACACGCCCACACTCATGATTGCCGGCGATTCGAGCCCCTTCCTGTCGCCGCTAACGCTCGCCGATACTCATTCTCTGGTGCCCGGCGCTGAGTTGATGCTGTTCTCCCGTGCCCGCCATGGTGTGGTGTTGAGCCACGGCACCGCTGCCGCCCAGGCGGTGCTGGATTTCCTCGACGCGCGTTAG
- a CDS encoding NUDIX hydrolase yields MPWRARYDSAPRNPAQTAMPRSPRPKDAATLILLRHSHGAAEVLLGQRNARHAFMPNRYVFPGGRVDAYDHRVRVASELRPEVRDRLERATTPARAHALAVAAVRETWEETGLLLAQPLPYGMSSTKRAPWDAFTERGLAPALDCLDYIYRAVTPPGRPRRFNARFFLADAANVSGELAGDGELLDLRWVALDEALSLPIPQVTHLVLEEVRRIMDTRPDTPKNRPLPRFQTVNGRFVFDHE; encoded by the coding sequence ATGCCTTGGCGAGCCCGCTATGATAGCGCTCCCCGCAACCCTGCCCAGACTGCCATGCCCCGCTCGCCCCGCCCCAAGGATGCCGCCACGCTTATACTGCTGCGTCACAGCCATGGCGCAGCGGAAGTGCTGCTGGGCCAACGTAACGCCAGACACGCCTTCATGCCCAACCGCTATGTCTTTCCCGGCGGGCGCGTCGACGCCTATGACCACCGGGTACGCGTCGCCAGCGAGTTGAGGCCCGAGGTGCGCGACCGCCTTGAACGCGCGACAACGCCGGCACGGGCGCATGCGCTAGCCGTAGCCGCGGTGCGCGAGACCTGGGAGGAGACCGGACTGCTTCTGGCCCAACCCCTGCCTTACGGCATGTCCTCAACCAAGCGGGCGCCGTGGGACGCTTTCACCGAGCGCGGCTTAGCGCCCGCATTGGATTGCCTTGACTACATCTATCGGGCGGTGACACCGCCGGGGCGGCCACGACGTTTCAATGCGCGGTTCTTCTTGGCAGATGCAGCCAATGTCAGCGGCGAGTTGGCCGGCGACGGGGAGTTGCTGGATTTGCGCTGGGTGGCGCTTGACGAAGCGCTTTCGCTGCCCATCCCCCAGGTCACCCATCTGGTTCTCGAGGAAGTGCGGCGCATCATGGACACACGGCCTGATACGCCCAAAAACCGGCCGTTGCCGCGCTTTCAGACGGTCAACGGCCGCTTCGTCTTCGATCACGAATAG
- a CDS encoding NfeD family protein, which yields MEMDPAFFTEVQYWHWWIAGVTFMIIGALLPGTLFLWFGVSAGVTGLLLLAMPEFDWRYQMLVFSALSIVSICVGRKSWRPDYVENDRPDLNRRTD from the coding sequence ATGGAAATGGATCCCGCCTTCTTCACCGAGGTTCAGTATTGGCATTGGTGGATCGCCGGCGTCACCTTCATGATTATCGGGGCCCTACTACCAGGAACTCTGTTCCTCTGGTTTGGCGTCTCGGCTGGCGTTACCGGGCTTCTGCTGCTGGCCATGCCCGAGTTCGATTGGCGGTATCAGATGCTCGTGTTTTCAGCACTGTCGATCGTCAGTATTTGTGTAGGGCGAAAGTCCTGGCGGCCCGATTACGTGGAGAACGACCGTCCCGACCTCAACCGCCGCACTGACTAG
- a CDS encoding mandelate racemase/muconate lactonizing enzyme family protein has product MVKIATFETNLYRIPLPTPVRGASTGIMSDFDMVMVRLTDDDGVEGTGYTAVMLGQGASIATMIDTVYGDIVSEGDPRAIEGLWAKMWKRQHYAGRGAPASFAIAAIDTALWDLRARAFDEPLWRLLGGHDPAVRAYAGNIDLNFPLEKAVEGACRSEAAGFRSIKTRLGKPTLKEDLARITAVREALDPDTELMADANEAWRPDQALRALRALRPLDLVWVEEPITPDDFSGYAHLRAHGGVPLSAGENLHTLAEFAQLIGARGIDFPEPDLTTCGGITPWMKVAHLAEANALPVTSHGAHDIHVHLLAAVPNAAYLEVHGFGLDAYMADPLEMRDGLAIAPERPGHGITWNWGALSAHRV; this is encoded by the coding sequence ATGGTCAAGATCGCAACTTTTGAGACTAACCTTTACCGTATTCCGTTGCCGACACCCGTGCGAGGTGCCAGCACGGGCATCATGAGCGACTTCGACATGGTCATGGTTCGTCTAACCGATGACGATGGCGTCGAAGGCACAGGCTATACCGCCGTGATGCTGGGGCAAGGGGCATCCATCGCCACCATGATCGACACGGTTTACGGCGACATCGTCAGCGAAGGCGATCCGCGCGCGATTGAAGGACTTTGGGCCAAGATGTGGAAGCGCCAGCACTATGCTGGACGCGGCGCGCCGGCCAGCTTTGCCATCGCGGCGATCGACACGGCGCTTTGGGACTTGCGCGCCCGCGCTTTCGACGAGCCTCTCTGGCGCCTGCTCGGCGGCCACGATCCTGCGGTGCGCGCTTATGCCGGCAATATCGACCTCAATTTCCCGCTGGAGAAGGCCGTCGAAGGTGCCTGCCGCAGCGAAGCGGCAGGATTCCGGTCGATCAAGACGCGCCTGGGCAAGCCGACCTTGAAAGAGGACTTGGCGCGCATCACCGCCGTCCGCGAAGCGCTCGACCCTGACACGGAACTCATGGCGGATGCCAACGAGGCCTGGCGGCCGGACCAAGCGTTGCGGGCCTTGCGGGCACTGCGCCCCCTGGATCTGGTATGGGTGGAGGAGCCTATCACCCCTGACGATTTTTCCGGCTATGCGCATTTGCGCGCCCATGGCGGTGTGCCGCTGTCGGCCGGCGAGAACTTGCACACACTCGCCGAGTTTGCCCAACTCATCGGCGCCCGCGGCATCGACTTTCCCGAGCCCGACCTGACCACCTGCGGCGGCATCACCCCGTGGATGAAGGTCGCGCATCTGGCCGAGGCGAATGCCCTGCCGGTAACCTCCCACGGCGCCCACGATATTCACGTGCACCTGCTCGCGGCAGTGCCCAACGCGGCCTATCTGGAAGTGCACGGCTTTGGCCTCGACGCCTATATGGCCGATCCGCTGGAGATGCGCGATGGGCTGGCGATCGCGCCCGAACGTCCGGGACACGGCATCACCTGGAATTGGGGCGCACTGTCTGCCCACCGGGTGTGA
- a CDS encoding alpha-hydroxy acid oxidase translates to MNICDAINLEDLRHMAKRYLPKIAFDYIEGGVDDEDGLNHNQAAFRRHRLIPQYLVDIATRNQTARLFGHDYASPFGIAPTGLAALFRPGADMMLAQAAREANIPFILSGASTGSIEDLGKLAPDHGWYQLYAARDKAISEDMIRRVHEAGLKTLVFTVDVPIHAKRERNRRNGFSRPLKLSLATKIEALRHPHWLAGYLKNGKPTFANWAAYAGDDPTSDQVADLVATQTPAPITWRDVENFRNLWPDFLVLKGIMSTTDAVRAADMGVDGIIVSNHGARQLDRAPSPLDVLPAIKAAVGERMTVMFDSGIRRGSDVLTALCLGAEFVFLGRSTLYGVTVGGLAGATHAIDILRGEIDVVMGQAGISDFGQLDPGRIFCEPPDHGRNDRRAG, encoded by the coding sequence ATGAACATTTGCGACGCCATAAATCTCGAGGATCTGCGGCACATGGCCAAGCGCTATCTGCCGAAGATAGCCTTCGACTACATCGAGGGTGGCGTCGATGACGAGGACGGCCTCAACCATAATCAGGCGGCGTTTCGCCGGCACCGGCTGATCCCGCAGTATCTGGTTGATATCGCCACGCGCAATCAGACGGCGCGGCTGTTCGGGCATGACTATGCGTCGCCGTTCGGCATCGCGCCGACCGGGCTCGCGGCGTTGTTTCGCCCTGGCGCGGATATGATGTTGGCCCAAGCCGCGCGCGAGGCGAACATTCCCTTCATCCTGTCGGGCGCGAGCACGGGCTCGATTGAGGATTTGGGCAAGCTGGCGCCCGATCACGGCTGGTACCAACTCTATGCGGCACGCGACAAGGCGATATCGGAAGATATGATTCGCCGCGTTCACGAGGCCGGTCTGAAGACGTTGGTCTTCACCGTTGACGTGCCGATCCATGCGAAACGTGAGCGCAACCGGCGCAACGGCTTCTCGCGGCCCTTGAAGCTATCACTTGCCACCAAGATCGAGGCGCTGCGCCATCCCCACTGGCTGGCCGGCTATCTCAAAAACGGCAAACCGACCTTTGCCAACTGGGCGGCTTATGCGGGTGACGATCCGACATCTGATCAGGTCGCAGACCTGGTCGCCACGCAGACGCCGGCGCCGATAACCTGGCGCGATGTCGAGAATTTTCGCAATCTCTGGCCCGACTTTTTGGTGCTCAAGGGAATCATGAGCACGACTGATGCTGTGCGGGCTGCGGATATGGGCGTGGACGGTATCATCGTCTCCAATCACGGCGCCCGTCAGCTCGACCGGGCGCCGTCACCGCTCGACGTACTGCCTGCCATTAAGGCGGCAGTCGGCGAGCGTATGACGGTGATGTTTGACAGTGGTATCCGGCGCGGCTCGGACGTGTTGACTGCGCTCTGCCTCGGCGCCGAGTTCGTCTTCCTCGGGCGCTCGACACTCTACGGCGTGACGGTCGGCGGCTTGGCGGGCGCGACGCACGCCATAGACATCCTGCGTGGTGAGATTGACGTGGTCATGGGCCAGGCGGGGATCAGTGATTTCGGGCAGCTCGACCCGGGTCGTATTTTTTGCGAACCGCCCGACCATGGGCGTAACGACCGTCGCGCCGGGTGA
- a CDS encoding glutathione S-transferase family protein: MKLYDFGPAANSKRVRMFLAEKGLKLPTVELNVRDDEQFKEPFTSMNPFHCVPFLELDDGTVIAESISVCRYLEELHPEPSLFGRTSAERGIIDMWTRRVELDGFLPLLHATRNDMPLFAGRVVPGTRTDLAQLPAMVERGQEMAHVFFGRLEPHMQDNEFIAGANVSNADITAWFVVNMANRFKMGIGERYPGIQRWHTMFSARPSTEA; this comes from the coding sequence ATGAAGCTCTACGATTTCGGCCCTGCTGCCAACTCCAAACGCGTTCGAATGTTCCTGGCTGAGAAGGGCCTTAAGCTTCCCACCGTAGAGCTCAACGTCCGCGACGACGAGCAATTCAAGGAGCCCTTCACCTCGATGAACCCGTTCCACTGCGTGCCTTTCCTTGAACTCGACGACGGTACGGTGATCGCGGAATCGATCTCGGTATGCCGCTATCTCGAGGAGCTACATCCTGAACCCTCGCTATTCGGGCGCACGTCAGCCGAACGCGGCATCATCGACATGTGGACCCGGCGAGTTGAGCTCGACGGCTTCCTGCCACTGCTTCATGCGACGCGTAACGACATGCCTCTATTCGCCGGGCGTGTCGTGCCCGGCACGCGCACCGATCTCGCCCAGCTGCCAGCCATGGTCGAGCGCGGCCAGGAAATGGCTCATGTCTTTTTTGGGCGCCTCGAGCCACACATGCAGGACAACGAATTCATTGCCGGCGCGAACGTAAGCAACGCCGACATCACTGCCTGGTTCGTGGTCAACATGGCCAACCGCTTCAAGATGGGTATCGGAGAGCGCTATCCCGGCATCCAACGCTGGCACACCATGTTCTCCGCCCGGCCAAGCACAGAGGCTTAG
- a CDS encoding thiamine pyrophosphate-binding protein, with protein MSAPETVCGGEAIVAALIAHGIDTVYGVPGVQTYPLFDALYGVRDKIRTVVTRHEQAAAYMAFGHAQSTGKPSVYSVVPGPGVLNTGAALCTALATNQPVLCLTGQVPSGFLGKGRGHLHEIPDQLATLRSITKWATHIDRTEDVPAAVEGAFRAMLSGRPGPAALEMCWDTMGESAEVCFLPPAGADRPPRADPLALDEAAALLNGARAPLILVGGGARHAGPGVLALAEALGAPVGSFRAGRGVIDEHHALAVSALAAQVLWRETDVLLGIGTRLELPYMRWRGFMNAITEVRPPPALIRIDIDEEELARLVPQVGILGDAAEATAALSGRIRPAGAGRRTETATAKDRAQVRLQELQPQMGYLDVIREIMPADGFFVEELCQVGYASYYGLPMAGPRQYITAGYQGTLGFGYPTSLGVKAANPDRVVISVAGDGGFMFGVQELATAAQHDLGVVVLVFNNSAYGNIRRDQRTRFQDRIIASELENPDFVALAESFGVHGARVDNPEALRPVLAAAIERNAPALIEIMIDPDSEANPWQLFVMQK; from the coding sequence ATGAGCGCACCTGAGACCGTGTGCGGCGGCGAGGCTATCGTCGCAGCCTTGATTGCCCACGGCATCGACACCGTCTATGGCGTGCCCGGCGTGCAGACCTATCCCCTGTTCGACGCCCTTTACGGCGTCCGGGATAAAATTCGTACCGTGGTGACGCGCCACGAGCAGGCGGCTGCCTATATGGCTTTTGGCCATGCGCAGTCGACCGGCAAGCCGAGCGTCTATTCCGTGGTGCCGGGGCCCGGCGTGCTGAATACCGGCGCCGCATTGTGCACGGCGCTAGCCACCAACCAGCCGGTGCTCTGCCTAACGGGCCAGGTGCCGTCTGGCTTTCTCGGCAAGGGGCGCGGACACCTGCATGAGATCCCCGACCAGCTTGCCACTCTGCGCTCGATCACCAAATGGGCGACGCATATTGATCGCACGGAGGACGTGCCGGCAGCGGTAGAGGGCGCCTTCCGCGCCATGCTCTCGGGCCGGCCCGGCCCGGCGGCGCTGGAGATGTGCTGGGACACCATGGGCGAGAGCGCCGAGGTGTGTTTCCTGCCGCCCGCCGGCGCGGACCGCCCGCCCCGCGCCGATCCGCTTGCCCTCGACGAGGCGGCGGCACTGCTGAACGGTGCCCGCGCGCCGCTGATCCTGGTCGGTGGCGGCGCCCGCCATGCTGGGCCCGGGGTCTTGGCGCTGGCCGAGGCGCTGGGCGCGCCAGTAGGGTCGTTCCGCGCCGGACGTGGTGTCATCGACGAGCACCATGCGCTGGCGGTCTCGGCGCTGGCGGCGCAGGTGCTGTGGCGCGAGACCGACGTGCTGCTCGGCATCGGCACGCGGCTCGAGCTGCCCTATATGCGCTGGCGCGGCTTCATGAATGCTATCACCGAGGTGCGCCCGCCGCCGGCGCTCATTCGCATTGATATCGACGAGGAAGAGCTCGCGCGCCTGGTGCCGCAGGTTGGCATTTTGGGCGATGCAGCCGAGGCCACGGCGGCGCTTTCCGGGCGTATTCGCCCGGCCGGCGCGGGGCGCCGGACCGAGACGGCTACAGCCAAGGACCGTGCGCAGGTGCGGCTGCAGGAATTGCAGCCACAGATGGGCTATCTCGATGTCATCCGCGAGATCATGCCGGCCGACGGCTTTTTCGTCGAGGAGCTCTGCCAAGTCGGCTATGCGTCCTATTACGGCCTGCCCATGGCAGGGCCGCGGCAATATATCACTGCCGGCTACCAGGGCACGCTCGGCTTCGGCTATCCGACCTCGCTGGGCGTTAAAGCGGCCAACCCGGACCGGGTGGTAATCTCGGTGGCGGGGGATGGCGGCTTCATGTTCGGCGTGCAGGAGCTGGCGACCGCGGCGCAGCACGACCTTGGCGTCGTGGTGCTGGTCTTCAACAACTCGGCCTACGGTAATATCCGCCGTGACCAGCGGACTCGCTTCCAGGACCGCATCATCGCCTCAGAGCTCGAGAACCCGGACTTTGTGGCGCTCGCCGAGAGCTTTGGCGTGCACGGCGCGCGCGTCGACAACCCGGAAGCCCTGCGCCCAGTGCTTGCCGCCGCCATAGAACGGAACGCCCCCGCGCTGATCGAGATAATGATAGATCCCGATAGCGAAGCCAATCCCTGGCAACTATTCGTCATGCAGAAATAG
- a CDS encoding CinA family nicotinamide mononucleotide deamidase-related protein produces the protein MRCEVVAVGTELLLGQVVDTNSSWIGGQMALAGIDSYYQTKVGDNQVRMVETIRLALSRADAVITCGGLGPTQDDITREAIAEIMSVPLLRDEAMAEHIRNLFASRGRPMAANNLRQADMPEGASAIPQMPGTAPGLICPVGDKVIYAVPGVPFEMRLMMEGTILPDLRRRAGTTAVIRSRVVRTWGQTESGLAEILAERIAELDRLGSPTLAFQASGIEGIKVRITAKAADEAAAEAVLAEEETRLRDMLGPIIFGTDDETMESVVIGAMREKGLTLAVAEGVTGGIAGTRLALVPGADDVLRGTVVSPLEGEPPLGLPAAQPTPEAASAMAVAVRETLDADIGLATTGIFERDHPSGERPGTVYLGLARERGTESRLVRLPGDRDRVRQYAVISVLDFLRQQL, from the coding sequence ATGCGCTGCGAGGTGGTGGCGGTCGGCACCGAGCTTCTGCTCGGCCAGGTCGTCGATACGAATTCGTCTTGGATCGGCGGCCAGATGGCCCTGGCGGGGATCGACTCCTATTACCAGACTAAGGTCGGCGACAACCAGGTGCGTATGGTCGAGACCATCCGCCTCGCGTTGTCGCGCGCCGATGCGGTGATCACCTGCGGTGGGCTGGGTCCGACCCAGGACGATATCACACGCGAGGCCATCGCCGAGATCATGAGCGTGCCGCTGCTGCGCGACGAGGCCATGGCCGAGCACATCCGCAATCTGTTCGCCTCGCGCGGTCGCCCCATGGCCGCTAACAATTTACGCCAAGCCGACATGCCAGAAGGCGCGTCCGCCATCCCGCAAATGCCCGGTACCGCGCCGGGGTTAATCTGCCCGGTCGGTGACAAGGTGATCTATGCCGTGCCCGGCGTGCCTTTCGAGATGCGTTTGATGATGGAGGGCACCATCCTGCCCGACCTGCGGCGCCGAGCTGGTACCACAGCGGTGATCCGCAGTCGCGTCGTGCGCACCTGGGGCCAGACAGAATCAGGCTTGGCTGAAATTCTAGCCGAGCGTATCGCGGAGCTCGACCGCCTCGGCTCGCCGACGCTGGCGTTTCAGGCTAGCGGCATCGAGGGTATCAAGGTGCGCATTACGGCTAAGGCTGCCGACGAGGCCGCTGCCGAAGCCGTACTCGCCGAAGAGGAAACGCGGTTGCGCGACATGCTCGGGCCGATCATTTTTGGCACCGATGACGAGACCATGGAATCGGTGGTGATCGGGGCCATGCGCGAAAAGGGCCTGACACTGGCGGTCGCCGAGGGGGTTACCGGCGGCATCGCCGGTACCCGTCTGGCGCTGGTGCCTGGCGCCGACGATGTGCTGCGTGGAACCGTCGTCAGCCCGCTCGAGGGCGAGCCGCCGCTTGGCCTACCTGCGGCACAACCGACGCCGGAGGCGGCAAGCGCCATGGCGGTGGCAGTGCGCGAGACGCTCGACGCCGATATCGGGCTGGCGACCACCGGCATCTTCGAGCGCGATCACCCCAGCGGAGAGAGGCCCGGCACAGTCTATCTCGGCCTGGCGCGCGAACGTGGCACCGAAAGTCGCCTCGTGCGCCTGCCCGGCGATCGCGACCGGGTACGGCAATATGCCGTGATTAGTGTGCTCGATTTCTTGCGACAGCAGCTATGA
- a CDS encoding FAD-dependent oxidoreductase, whose product MAEAFPSQSRVVIIGGGIAGCSIAYHLAKLGWSDVTLLERGKLTCGTTWHAAGLVTQLRATHTMTELCRYGPLLYGALQAETGQATGFKANGSLQVARTPERLTEVARMISLGKVFGVETRMVGPAEAKELYPLLDEGRVLGGGFIPGDGQTNAIDTTMALAKGARRGGIRIVEGVSVTGFEIVDGAVTAVVTDHGNIVCEVVANCAGVWARNIGCLAGVNVPLYAAEHMYVTTETDPAIPSDLPVLRDTDGTVYVKEDAGKLLVGAFEPNAKPLSLDALPAKFEFGELQEDWDQFGPPLGRAMEMIPLLENAGIRHFMNGPESFTPDNRFILGKAPELKNFFVAAGFNSQGILSGAGVGRALAEWIVEGQPTMDLSEIDIVRFQRFQANCRYLHDRTRESLGLLYAMHWPHLQMETARPVRETPLHSRLAKHNASFGEVAGWERANWYAPNGVSTAYEYAYGRQNWFDPVGEEHKAVREAVGMFDLSSFGKAVVQGRDAEVQLQRICAADMAVAVGKVVYTQFLNSGGGIEADLTVTRLAENKYLVVTAAASQARDINWIRRNLDDEAFVTIEDVTSAYGVLSVMGPNSRQLLSRLSNTDFSSEAFRFGTSQEIEIGYAKARAMRITYVGELGWELYLPTEFSGPVFDLLMADGADLGLRLAGYHALDSLRSEKGYRHWGHDITPADTPLEAGLGFAVSFKKTTDFIGRAALEQQKAKGLSRRLAHFLMDDPEPILLHDEPIFRNGDLAGMMTSGTFGYTLGRSVGMGYLDMPDGADKAWIEEASYEIEIGGSQFAAKASARPFYDPAHERVTS is encoded by the coding sequence GTGGCCGAAGCCTTTCCCAGCCAGTCCCGGGTCGTCATCATCGGTGGTGGCATCGCCGGTTGCTCGATCGCCTACCATCTCGCCAAGCTGGGCTGGAGCGACGTTACGTTGCTGGAGCGTGGGAAACTGACCTGCGGCACCACCTGGCACGCGGCGGGGCTGGTCACGCAGCTCCGCGCTACCCATACGATGACCGAGCTTTGCCGCTACGGCCCCTTGCTTTATGGGGCGTTGCAGGCGGAAACGGGACAGGCCACGGGGTTCAAGGCCAATGGCTCGTTACAGGTCGCGCGCACGCCAGAGCGTCTAACCGAGGTTGCGCGCATGATCTCGCTGGGCAAGGTCTTTGGCGTCGAGACGCGGATGGTCGGCCCGGCCGAGGCCAAAGAGCTTTACCCCCTGCTCGACGAGGGCCGCGTGCTCGGCGGCGGTTTCATTCCGGGCGACGGCCAGACCAATGCCATCGATACGACCATGGCGCTCGCCAAGGGAGCGCGCCGAGGTGGCATTCGAATTGTCGAGGGGGTTAGCGTCACAGGCTTCGAGATTGTCGACGGGGCGGTCACGGCGGTCGTAACCGACCACGGGAACATAGTCTGTGAGGTTGTTGCTAACTGTGCCGGCGTTTGGGCCCGCAATATCGGTTGCCTGGCCGGTGTCAACGTGCCGCTTTACGCCGCCGAGCACATGTATGTGACGACCGAGACCGATCCGGCGATACCTTCTGACTTGCCTGTCCTGCGTGATACCGACGGCACCGTGTATGTGAAAGAGGATGCCGGCAAGCTGTTGGTTGGTGCCTTTGAGCCGAATGCTAAGCCGTTGTCGCTCGACGCGCTTCCGGCCAAGTTCGAGTTCGGCGAACTGCAGGAGGATTGGGACCAGTTCGGACCGCCACTGGGCCGCGCCATGGAGATGATACCCCTACTCGAGAACGCAGGTATCAGGCATTTTATGAACGGCCCGGAAAGTTTTACGCCAGACAACCGTTTCATTCTCGGCAAAGCGCCAGAGTTGAAGAATTTCTTCGTTGCCGCTGGATTCAACTCCCAAGGTATCCTCAGTGGGGCTGGCGTCGGGCGCGCCCTCGCGGAATGGATTGTCGAGGGGCAACCAACCATGGATCTGTCAGAGATCGACATTGTTCGCTTTCAGCGCTTTCAGGCCAACTGTCGCTACTTGCACGACCGCACGCGGGAAAGCCTTGGCCTCCTCTACGCTATGCATTGGCCGCATCTGCAGATGGAGACTGCGCGCCCTGTGCGCGAGACGCCACTGCACAGTCGCTTGGCAAAACATAATGCGAGCTTCGGGGAGGTCGCTGGCTGGGAGCGCGCAAACTGGTACGCACCCAACGGTGTTAGCACTGCATACGAATACGCCTATGGTAGGCAGAATTGGTTCGATCCTGTCGGCGAGGAGCACAAGGCGGTGCGCGAGGCCGTCGGTATGTTCGACCTCTCGTCGTTCGGCAAGGCCGTGGTTCAGGGGCGCGATGCCGAAGTCCAACTGCAACGAATCTGCGCTGCCGATATGGCGGTGGCGGTCGGCAAAGTGGTCTACACGCAATTTCTCAATTCCGGTGGTGGTATCGAGGCCGACTTGACCGTGACGCGTCTGGCCGAGAATAAGTACCTGGTGGTTACGGCTGCTGCCTCGCAAGCGCGCGACATCAACTGGATCCGCCGCAATCTCGATGACGAGGCGTTCGTTACCATCGAGGACGTGACCTCGGCCTATGGCGTGCTGTCGGTGATGGGCCCGAATTCACGGCAGCTCCTGTCGCGTCTGTCAAATACCGATTTTTCGAGCGAGGCTTTTCGGTTTGGTACAAGCCAGGAGATCGAAATCGGCTATGCTAAGGCACGCGCAATGCGCATCACCTATGTCGGCGAGCTGGGTTGGGAGCTCTATCTGCCGACGGAATTCAGCGGCCCGGTTTTCGATCTGCTGATGGCCGATGGGGCGGATCTCGGCCTTCGCCTGGCCGGCTATCATGCTCTTGATTCGCTACGCAGCGAAAAGGGCTATCGCCATTGGGGCCACGACATTACGCCAGCCGACACGCCGCTCGAGGCGGGACTCGGCTTCGCCGTTTCTTTCAAGAAGACTACCGACTTCATCGGTCGCGCAGCCTTGGAGCAACAAAAGGCGAAGGGTCTGAGCCGGCGCCTCGCGCATTTTCTGATGGACGACCCCGAGCCGATCTTGCTGCATGACGAGCCGATCTTTCGTAATGGCGATCTGGCCGGCATGATGACGTCCGGCACCTTCGGCTACACGCTGGGTCGGTCCGTGGGCATGGGCTATCTCGACATGCCCGATGGCGCCGATAAAGCCTGGATCGAAGAGGCCTCCTACGAGATAGAGATTGGCGGTAGCCAATTCGCCGCTAAGGCGAGCGCTCGGCCGTTTTATGACCCGGCCCATGAGCGCGTGACAAGTTGA